Proteins encoded together in one Impatiens glandulifera chromosome 1, dImpGla2.1, whole genome shotgun sequence window:
- the LOC124919100 gene encoding vacuolar protein sorting-associated protein 53 B-like, whose protein sequence is MIQFCDFFAVSTFEQLHVMTSKRQYKEAAVQLEAVNQLCSHFEAYRDVPKITELREKVKNIKQVLKSHLFSDFVRYFRCF, encoded by the exons ATGATCCAGTTTTGTGACTTTTTTGCAGTCTCTACTTTTGAGCAATTGCATGTAATGACTTCCAAACGCCAATACAAGGAGGCAGCTGTACAACTAGAG GCTGTCAACCAACTTTGTAGTCATTTTGAAGCTTATAGAGACGTCCCTAAGATCACTGAGCTAAGGGAGAAAGTTAAGAACATCAAACAGGTTCTCAAGTCGCACCTGTTCTCTGATTTTGTGAGGTACTTCAGATGTTTTTGA